From the Streptomyces syringium genome, one window contains:
- a CDS encoding ABC transporter substrate-binding protein, whose product MTTQSTSRRRLAAGSALVVAALVGTAACGGGGSGDSKGGKAAGFNAGVGKVASPSDKKGGELKFIGTQDADSWDPQRGYYGFVWDFARYYVRTLVTPKAAPGAQSSTIVPDMATDTGQVSADKKTYTFTLRSGLTWEDGQPVTSRHIKYGIERTWATDKISGGPTWLKDTLDPENEYKGPYKDTSKDKLGLKAIETPDEKTIVFKLPKPNGDFLQMLAVPAAGPVRPDKDTAEKYGSKPFSNGPYKWVSYTPNKGLELVRNDKWKKESDPVRKALPDKITVKLTTNADDMDNRLIAGDYDLDINATGMGSAGRQKALQSHKANVDNPETGFIRYAAFPKTVAPFDNEHCRKAVIYAADHTSLQTARGGPQAGGDIGTSMLPPSVKGFDANYDPYDVKQGKPNEAKAKEELKACGKPGGFKTTIAVRNNKPPEVATAESLQAALKKVGIDAQIDQYDGAQSTGIIGAPKNVKAKNYGIIIMGWGADFPSGQGFLKPIADGRFIQQSGNQNYPELNDPAINKLFDDALAETDPEKAGKIYQEANKKVMEGAWYLPFTYEKNIIWRSSRLTNVYTADSYNGRYDYASLGVVK is encoded by the coding sequence TTGACAACTCAGAGCACTTCGAGGCGGAGACTGGCCGCAGGGTCGGCCCTCGTGGTCGCGGCCCTCGTCGGCACCGCGGCCTGTGGCGGCGGCGGGAGCGGCGACAGCAAGGGCGGCAAGGCCGCGGGCTTCAACGCCGGCGTCGGCAAGGTGGCCAGCCCGTCCGACAAGAAGGGTGGCGAGCTGAAGTTCATCGGCACCCAGGACGCCGACTCATGGGACCCGCAACGCGGTTACTACGGTTTCGTGTGGGACTTCGCCCGCTACTACGTCCGCACCCTCGTCACCCCGAAGGCCGCCCCCGGCGCGCAGAGCTCCACGATCGTGCCGGACATGGCCACGGACACCGGTCAGGTCTCGGCCGACAAGAAGACCTACACCTTCACGCTGCGCTCCGGCCTGACCTGGGAGGACGGCCAGCCCGTCACCTCTCGGCACATCAAGTACGGCATCGAGCGCACCTGGGCCACGGACAAGATCTCCGGCGGTCCGACCTGGCTGAAGGACACCCTGGACCCGGAGAACGAGTACAAGGGTCCGTACAAGGACACCTCCAAGGACAAGCTGGGCCTGAAGGCGATCGAGACGCCCGACGAGAAGACGATCGTCTTCAAGCTGCCCAAGCCCAACGGCGACTTCCTGCAGATGCTGGCCGTGCCCGCGGCGGGCCCGGTCCGCCCGGACAAGGACACCGCGGAGAAGTACGGCAGCAAACCCTTCTCCAACGGCCCGTACAAGTGGGTGTCCTACACCCCGAACAAGGGCCTGGAGCTGGTCCGCAACGACAAGTGGAAGAAGGAGAGCGACCCGGTCCGCAAGGCCCTGCCGGACAAGATCACGGTCAAGCTCACCACCAACGCCGACGACATGGACAACCGGCTGATCGCCGGTGACTACGACCTCGACATCAACGCGACGGGCATGGGCTCGGCCGGCCGGCAGAAGGCACTGCAGTCCCACAAGGCCAACGTCGACAACCCCGAGACCGGCTTCATCCGCTACGCCGCCTTCCCGAAGACGGTCGCGCCGTTCGACAACGAGCACTGCCGCAAGGCCGTCATCTACGCCGCCGACCACACCTCGCTGCAGACCGCCCGCGGCGGCCCGCAGGCGGGCGGCGACATCGGCACCAGCATGCTCCCGCCGTCGGTCAAGGGCTTCGACGCCAATTACGACCCGTACGACGTCAAGCAGGGCAAGCCCAACGAGGCCAAGGCCAAGGAGGAGCTGAAGGCCTGCGGCAAGCCCGGGGGCTTCAAGACCACGATCGCGGTGCGCAACAACAAGCCGCCGGAGGTCGCCACCGCCGAGTCGCTCCAGGCGGCCCTGAAGAAGGTCGGCATCGACGCGCAGATCGACCAGTACGACGGCGCGCAGTCCACCGGCATCATCGGTGCTCCGAAGAACGTCAAGGCCAAGAACTACGGCATCATCATCATGGGCTGGGGCGCCGACTTCCCCAGCGGCCAGGGCTTCCTGAAGCCCATCGCGGACGGCCGCTTCATCCAGCAGAGCGGCAACCAGAACTACCCCGAGCTGAACGACCCGGCGATCAACAAGCTCTTCGACGACGCCCTTGCCGAGACCGACCCCGAGAAGGCCGGGAAGATCTACCAGGAAGCCAACAAGAAGGTCATGGAGGGCGCCTGGTACCTGCCCTTCACCTACGAGAAGAACATCATCTGGCGCAGCTCCCGGCTGACCAACGTCTACACGGCCGACTCCTACAACGGCCGCTACGACTACGCCTCCCTCGGTGTCGTCAAGTGA